Genomic segment of Melanotaenia boesemani isolate fMelBoe1 chromosome 10, fMelBoe1.pri, whole genome shotgun sequence:
tttttatatattgcTGCAGTCCACACAAACTAAGAAACCAAGAAGAAATTCATTATCAACAACTAATTTGCATATAAACTGCATGTGTGGAAATGACAAAGCAACAGAAGTGTGTAGGTAAATTTTGTTGGGTTAATCACAGCCCCACATTTCTGCTATTGTTACTGTGCAGTACAATTACTCATTACTTTCCGTACTGTTGCCTTTTTATTTGCGTTAATCAGGTTTTCAGGCCCACCTGCAAACTTATTTTCACAAAATGCtattaaatcagcttttttACCACAACATTGTGACTGTAGGAGTCCATTTTGCTTCAGGTGGTGAGCTTTGACTCATCAGTCCTCCCTTTTACCTGCAGGAGTCCCTGCTGGAGGACGGATCTGGTGGGGAGAAGACCTTCTACGGCtcagatgatgatgaggatgaagatggggaagagaaacagaagaagGCCGAGGCAGCTGCCATGGCCAAAAGGAAGCCGTATGTGATGGATCCAGACCACCGGCTGCTGCTGAGGAACACTAAGCCACTACTACAGAGCCGCAATGCAGCTGTGAGACCACAGTActactgtacacacacattacaaACACATCAGTTTAACACAGGATAGCTTGTTAAACATCAGTTGCCATAGTACAGATCATAATTGTTTTCTCTCTGACATTAGGACCTTCATTCGTGTTATCAAGGCTCCATCATTTAGGCATTTTAAGTACCCTCAAGCAAGACATTAATCAAAGCTAATCTTTCATTCAGACACAAGGACAAATGATGATTTCCCCAAGGAAAGAATAAAGCTTCACGCAATATTACTGCTGCTATGGTCACCTTGGGTGGCACGTTTTGTTCCTTATTGGATGTAATGAATATCCTGAATTATTCTACTGGTTCAAGTCAACATAGATGGAAaaacaaccacacaaacaacaaatatgTTTGCCTCTCTCACATGTAGTTTACACTTTCTTAGATCCAATGAATAATTAACTAAtggatatattttttattgatgttgTGTCATTAACCTATAATAGCTCATGATTAGTTTATCATAaagttaatatatataattataatataattttttcctttcagctcatTATTTTAGTTCTAAAGCACACATGTTAACTGTACTGCTCTCATCAGCAATACTCCCAGCACAACCAGCTGTTTAAAAGTTTTAGGTTTGATAAAGAGCCAAGCACCAAAAACCTAAAAAGGGCAGTGGCTAGATGGTAAACATGCCTGTTGTGGAgcttttaatgtgttaaaaacacTATTTACTTCCACACAGAGGGAATAGAAAACATGCAATATGCTGAATGATTTGGTTAAGAAAAAACAACCTAGTATTTGCTTCAGTTCTGTCACGCATGTTAAACACATTTGCTTTTTCCAAACAAATTCCACATCTGCACTGCAACACAAGTTAGTAAAAAAGTAGAATTAGGTATCGACCACTGGAGTTGAATGAATTTTAAGTTCACCCATCACTTAAAAACGGATGTTATCGTGCACCAGccatttttctacattttattttaagaatttgCATCCTTGCTGtaagatttacatttaattgGTTCATTTTCTACCCGTTCCAGGTGGTGATGGCTGTGGCTCAGCTGTATTTCCACCTTGCACCTAAAGCAGAGGTTGGTGTGATTGCCAAAGCCTTGGTTCGTCTCCTTCGAAGTCACAGGTAGGCATTATctataatatgaaataaatagtCTTCTAAAATCCAATGAAAATAATCAACTGAATTAACTAGACAAATTTAATCAGAATCATAGAAATTTGTACTGCAAATGGAGAAAATGGAAGGCCTAAATTACCAGAACACCCagcaaagtggaaaacagatTGACAACAGCTAAATGATGAGCGAGGGTTGTAAAATGAATCTCCGGAGCCCCAAAGCAGAAAGGGAAATTAAACAAGAGGCTCGGTGAAAATGAAGTAAACATAAAAGCATAAACCATAAGGAATGATGACAGCACCTAGGTGCCCTTTAGGCTGTAAGTCCTGCAGACTGTCAGCCTTTTATTGAGCAAGTGGTTGCTGCGTAATGGAATCATCAGTCAgcaacaagcaaacaaaagcaTCTCTGTGAGGGATTTGTCAGAAAAGCACTGAACTGAGCCATATGTTTTATTAGACTCCTTCTCATGGAGTCTGCAATGTCTCAGCTGGCATAAGAACACGTGGATTTATTACCCTTGATAATTATACCCAGACAATTAAGTAGAAagctaaaacaaatatatatctTCTACCTTGTTTTAAAATGGAATGAGAAGGTTACTGTTTTCTTCTCAACatgttttttgtgatttttgcaaTAGATTACAAAATATCTTTTAATAtctacctttttaatttagcttttaactgagCTGTTATCTTACCTTAGGCTacttcatttcattatttttattttattttacttattcatgtacttatttaaaaaccttctgtttttgtaatttttcttaattctgttttttatgaCTTTGTTTTACAAAGCAAAGTCTTTTAGTTAAGCTTTCATACTTGTTCttatttgtctttattgtttttaggtttatttaattttctgcttttaacaTTTTGAACTCCAATGTAATCCTCATGGGGACCCTCCACACTGGTACcattgcctgcttggtctgcaggattgttgccatggtgatagcTGTGGTCTGGGTGGCTaagggccctgcactgcagtccaaatggctgtggtgtgggccccggcCTGCCCGGACCTGTACTGCCCCCATGGTGGcggcctctgtggtcatggtggctcctggtgtggatggatacCCAAAATATGTTTTCCTCACAGTAGGGTCAAACCAGATTATATTCTTATCATGTTAATGCAAACATTCgctttgtttgcattttattatgtaaagcactttatggTACTTATGCAAAGCAAAAGTTAAAGGCAGAATCTGTAGGATTTCACGGCAATTCTTTCCAACACCAGGtggcagtaataaaaaaaagcacaactcCGTCACCTCCACAAACCTCCACAGGGTGGCAGTAATGAGTAATACTCctcacccctcccacccccaatTCACACAGCAGCGCCACTTTCATCTCCACCGTCCACAAGACTTATTTAGGAGCTGAGATGGCATCCAGTTTTTCAACTCCAAGTGAACCAGTAAGTAACTGTTTAAATAAGTTCTGCCTCACGCTGAAAATtgtaatttactatgttgttTTGCGAAGTAGTACATGTTAAAATTGCAATGCAGTATTATGGAATAAACAATGCTAGTAAATGAGGCAAAGCTATGTGATTAGCTATCTAGTTGCTAGGTTAATTATAACGTTATAAATATGTTTGCAAATATTCAGCTAATATTAGACTGACTTAGACTAACAGACTGACACGATAACACGATGCAGAATTTGCAGGTTTGAATGTTGTTACAGATACGTCAGTCTGtgcacttgtgttttcagagtgACGAGGACGATGTGTCACAAAGTTCGCAGCGTTTGAGCCGAGGCAGGTCCGGTGGACGGTCGAGAGGACGAGCAAGAGGGTTCAGGGTACGAGGCAGAGGCCGAGGCCGAGGAACACGAGCTGTAGCTTCCAGCGCTGAGCACTCGGATAGAGTTGAACAGTATCGCCGTGACCGTTTGGCTGCCACACAGGTAAAATGCAGGATGCAGCTTCATGTTCAATGGTTTGTCAGGCTAtcactgataaaaaatatacttaaaaaaagtccttattttcacaaatattgcAATAACTAATAATGCTACATatatttcatgtattatttCTTGTTGCAACGTAAATGcgtttttatgtgtaatttatGGATGTACTTACAGCACTTATTCTTAGTATTTGAACTTTTTGCTTTGACAGTCAAACCGTTTCATCAGATACTATAGTAATATTTAAAACTCTATACAGAATAGGGAGACACAGGCCTTCACTAATAAATCAAATCTTTTACTTGGCtttacactttgttttccattaataaataaaattaggctCCACTTTTAtaactaatctttttttatacctTGCAGAGACTTCTTGATGACATGACTGCTGAGTACCTAAGAAGGCTTGCATCACAGCTCGTCGTAAGGCAACCAGGCCTGATTTTTGATCTTCTATTGCAACAGAGCAATTCAAGCGTCTCAGAGGCAGCTGGAGTCCCAGGAATGCCCTGGTGTACTTGTGGGTTATGCAGGGAGATGCCAACCGACAGGGAGAGGATCTGCTGTGGTCAGACACCAGCTAATTGCATCAGCAAGCTACCACATTTTACCCAATATTGCCTTGATGAAGGATATCTTAGGATACATAGGCATTATCGAGAAGATGTGACAGCACTTGGCCATGCAACAGAGCCAGGTGATAACAGGCAGTACCGGTATGCCGCCTATAGGCATTTCATATAATGGAAGCACGGCTCCCTGGGAGCAGGAAATCGGCGTGTCATCCCCAGTTGTTGTGTGTGGGCTATTAGAGAAAAGTTTCCTGATCCACACAGACAGTACACTGGTTTTGTTCCTGGCatatgattgtgtttttagGTAAACTGCAAATTAATAACAAATCTGTGAAATTTTATAGATTGTACATAATTATTGTATAATTTCTGTTCACTTAtaactttgtattttgtttttcatttatgtacagttatataacttaatttgggatagtttgtttgtatttatacctttttgattaaaatatactcaaatttacatgttttacctcGTTAATTCAGTCAcgtaataatataattaattgtaCAGTGAGATGTGACTGCAATGGaacaagacaaatgtttattacaatttaactgcaaaaaatagataaatataactGATGTAACAGCAGCAATACACAGTATATACACAACAAACACCCCATAGACCAAAGGATGTGAAAGTTTGATTGCACAACAGATATTCAATCCTTCTTGACGATGTTTTATCTGTGGCAAACACCACTGACTGAAtacacattttcacattcacattttctttgttcattacAGTTATGGAATAATTATTAGATGCAGTAATGGGGTTGAGGGGGCAGATTTTGTGACCTAAGCATCAGATGTCTGCTTTTTGGAGACCTTGGCCATGACCTTCTGCTGTCACTGGAGCAGATCAGTCTAGTGTGAAgttgctgggatgagaatcatctCCACATGTGAAAGCATGGTCCTCGGAGGGAAAAGGCTGGAATACTTCCTCTGGGTTGGCTGATGAGGTCCTGAATCAAGTGTGGGACTCCCAGTCTTGTTCATCAGAGAGGAGGAATGGAGCAGGATGTCGTCAGTATCTGCTATGATGTAGATTCTGCATCTGCAGACGGctttctgctctgtgttggTCGTCATCGTAGGTCTGACAACATCCTTATACAGAGGGAGGATTGGTGTTGAATTCTGGACCTGATGaacaaaacagtttaacaaagtttagCAAAGCAGTTTATCAGACGCACTGTGCCTCACATATTACATTTGAGTCTTTAGTTCCAAAAAGTTAACTGTAAATTCACAATTTAGTGTTGAAAAGATTTGGTGGGGGattattgtacttttatttttgttggtatGGTAGTGACAATTGCCACAAGTTGTCTAGTCAGATTAACAGGCCAAGGGTGTTTatcaagaatatttatttacaagtttCCATCCGTGATTGACCCAGAAGTAATTAAGACAGCCGTGTTTGACACGGCAGTGATTTATTCCAAAGGGACGCACAGCACACATTAGAGTAAATGGACATGAAAGTGTCCCTAAAATGGTCCAGAGTACTCTCTTCTCATCAGCTTGAGAAAACTTAGGTGCATAACAGGAGTGAGAGTGAAGAAGGATAGAGGACTGGGGGTGGGGGAGGTCTACCGTGATTGGCTATGTGGCTGCTGAGGTGTTGCCGAGGTAATTGTGGGGGATCGTAGGAGTTCAAAGATAAGGATATCAATGAGAGTGCCTTTGTGACAAGCCCGTGTAGTGCCGCTTGAATAGCTTGTGGCCACATCCAGGACGGGGAGTTTCTCTTTGCCACCTGGAAAGTTACCTGCACTGCTTTATCTATATGACTTTTTGGAGATCTGCAAGTTCTGAACAAGTTTTTGGTTGAATGTGACCTGACATATATCATCTGAAAGAAATTACATCAGTTTCTCTCTtcaatttctttggttttgctaTTAAAAATTATGCGTTGACAATTGTAagatgttttggggtttttgctTCAAACTACTGACAACATTTTGGCCAATTCACATTAAAtagatttctacagtttttacttatggaaaataaatgacaataacaagCAAGTGGCAACTTAACACTCATGCAAATTAAGATGctggctttcatttttaaataccacAACATTTTAGTTTCAATTTGTGAAAAGTAAGGAATCAGCATTTGGTGCATAagtaatgtttaatttcaacatTGGTGCGTTTGCTAATGTTTTCCACTGGTGTCTCCTATTGTTGGGTAAATTAATACCTCTTATGGCACAAATGTTGTCATTTACTTTGCCATGTGtataacaaagcaaaaagatatatataatttcatgtAGCACATGCCCATGGCTGGTCTAAGCTGTATAATTCAGACATTGtaggtaaaagtaaaatgttattaCCGAGACCCCTTTTCACTTGTGTTTGTACAAGTTCTTCAACGGATGGGGGAGGTACAGGCGGAAGTCGACCGAGCTTGCGTGGATCATCTGGCCTCAGTGTCCGTGTTCTTGGCATGCCTTTATCTGTTTCCAATCTACACTTCACCACCTCAGTCTGCAGCGCTTGAATGTAGCCATATGTTTTTGGTGTCTTCAATGCATAAACGCTATAGCGTTTAtgcattttttctgaaaatccgTGTGTACCTGTTACACAGAAAATATGCTGATTACTAttactaaaatatttctttctttatgaaaGAATTTTGGTTGATGTTTCCATCACAGACAATGTCAGTAATTGTGCTGCTTACATGTTGGAGCCGTCTGCTCTCTGTCTTGTTGGCCGACCAAGATGGAAGTTGTAGTCCAGGGCAGCCAGAATAACACGGGCTTCATAGACTGGAGGAGTGAAAGCAAAACGCTTGCTTGCATACATGAGGACATGGTTGTGAAAGCTCTCCAAGTCAGCTGTAGATCtattgaagttaaaaaaaaaatattaaaaaagagatacacacacatacatacaaagtactgagatattaaattttaaaacacagaaacctaCCTAAAACGCAAGTACTTATGGATATCCTTCTCCTCCCGTCAGCTAGAAATGTAGGAGAAGTTAgacaaccaaaaaaataaataaaacaaatatatatatatatatatttatatatacacacacacatatatttatatatacacacacacacacatatatatatatatatgtgtatatatatatatatatatagcacttAGCAAGGGTGTGGTGTGATAACATGTTTGCAGCCTGGTGACCCCTAACACATTAGCTGCAAACTCTAATCTCTTCCATTTTAGGTCAACGTCTCCCTACATGCAATGATTCATCAGTATATGCCCAGTATTAATGgagaaattaatttcacaaacaGATAGACAGGGGTGAAAACATCCTGGTAAATTCAAAATATATGAAGATGATATACATCTTGTGTTACACTTACTCATCTGTATCACTTGATCCAATGCTTGATATGGTGTCTGTGTGCCAAACACCTCTCTTCATTGGCGTTGATGTTTGAGGATCTTTTTCAAATcttataaaaaaaggaaaaaaaaaaaaagaaacagaaatgactaaaattgaTTATCGTAGATAGAAAAAAATTGACATACTGCAGATAATAGTGCAAGTTAGCAGATGTCTCAATGTCAATTCCGTtttgaaataactgaaaatgtgaACAACCAAGCAAGCAAATCTCATTTCTGCCATaagtagatgtgtgtgtcaagACATGCAGTATGAATGTAGCTAAGACATACCTGCTGACCTCACGTGTGACGTTTCGCACTAAGCATTTAGGGAAGTGAGATACACAGACCAAACCAAACTTTACTCAGGATGTAtccagagaaggaaaaggaTGTGTGTTCATACAGTGaaacaaaaagtcttttaatcataaaacacagacactgtGTTATGATCAAAACATTGACGGCATGTGATATATGCGCTCTGTCGCTCTAAGTTCCACCCTGATGCCACACGCACGATACGCGCACACACAGATGACCACACCTCCGTCAGCTGATAGAGAGCGCGTCGGAAAACACTTCAACCAGCCAAAACGTTTTTTACACTCTCCCAGGAATATTGAAACAGTAGCGGGCCATCAAGGAGCAGTTCCAGTGTTAGTAGAGAACACCATGTCCATCACGCGAAAGTGCACTAGC
This window contains:
- the LOC121647451 gene encoding uncharacterized protein LOC121647451, whose product is MASSFSTPSEPSDEDDVSQSSQRLSRGRSGGRSRGRARGFRVRGRGRGRGTRAVASSAEHSDRVEQYRRDRLAATQRLLDDMTAEYLRRLASQLVVRQPGLIFDLLLQQSNSSVSEAAGVPGMPWCTCGLCREMPTDRERICCGQTPANCISKLPHFTQYCLDEGYLRIHRHYREDVTALGHATEPGDNRQYRYAAYRHFI